The Vulpes vulpes isolate BD-2025 chromosome 8, VulVul3, whole genome shotgun sequence genome has a window encoding:
- the FMO5 gene encoding flavin-containing monooxygenase 5 — protein MTKKRIAVIGGGVSGLSSIKCCLEEGLEPVCFERTNDIGGLWRFQENPEEGRASIYKSVIINTSKEMMCFSDYPIPDHYPNFMHNSQVLEYFRMYAKEFDLLKYIQLKTTVCSVKKQPDFSTSGQWEVVTESEGKKEVHVFDGVMVCTGHHTNAHLPLESFPGIEKFKGQYFHSRDYKNPEIFAGKRVIIIGIGNSGGDLAVEICHTAKQVFLSTRRGAWILNRVADYGYPFDVLLSSRFNYFLSKICGQSLINNFLEKKMNQRFDHEMFGLKPKHRALSQHPTVNDDLPNRIISGLVKVKGNVKEFTETAAIFEDGSREDNIDAVIFATGYTFAFPFLEDSVPVVKNKISLYKKVFPPNLEKPTLAIIGLIQPLGAIMPISELQGRWVTQVFKGLKTLPSESEMKAEITKAQDKIDKRYVESQRHTIQGDYIDTMEELADLVGVRPNLLSLAFTDPKLAIQLFWGPCTPIQYRLQGPGKWDGARKAILSTEDRIRKPMMTRIIESSTSTTSTITMVRFMVAVVFFAIIMTYF, from the exons ATGACCAAGAAAAGAATTGCTGTGATTGGAGGAGGTGTTAGCGGGCTCTCCTCTATCAAGTGCTGCCTAGAAGAAGGCTTGGAGCCAGTCTGCTTTGAAAGGACTAATGACATTGGAGGGCTCTGGAGGTTCCAG GAAAATCCTGAAGAAGGAAGGGCCAGTATTTACAAATCAGTGATCATCAACACATCTAAGGAGATGATGTGCTTCAGTGACTATCCCATCCCAGATCATTATCCCAACTTCATGCATAACTCCCAGGTCCTCGAATATTTTAGGATGTATGCGAAAGAATTTGATCTTCTAAAGTATATTCAATTGAAG ACCACTGTGTGCAGTGTGAAGAAGCAGCCTGATTTCTCCACGTCAGGCCAATGGGAGGTAGTTACAGAATCTGAAGGGAAAAAGGAGGTACATGTTTTTGATGGAGTCATGGTTTGCACTGGCCATCACACCAATGCTCACTTACCCTTGGAAAGCTTTCCTG gAATTGAGAAATTCAAAGGACAGTACTTCCATAGCCGAGACTATAAGAATCCAGAGATTTTTGCTGGAAAGAGAGTCATTATAATTGGCATTGGGAATTCTGGAGGAGATCTGGCTGTGGAAATTTGCCACACAGCCAAGCAG GTTTTCCTCAGCACCAGGAGAGGGGCTTGGATCCTCAATCGTGTAGCAGACTATGGATATCCTTTTGATGTGTTACTCTCTtctcgatttaattattttctttcgaAGATTTGTGGTCAATCATTAATAAACAattttttggagaaaaagatGAACCAAAGGTTCGACCATGAAATGTTTGGTCTAAAGCCTAAACACAG AGCTCTGAGTCAGCATCCAACAGTGAATGATGACCTGCCAAATCGTATAATTTCTGGCTTGGTGAAGGTGAAAGGAAATGTGAAGGAATTCACAGAGACGGCTGCCATATTTGAGGATGGCTCCAGGGAAGACAACATTGATGCCGTTATCTTTGCCACAGGCTATACCTTTGCCTTCCCTTTTCTTGAAGATTCTGTCCCAGTAGTAAAAAACAAGATATCCCTTTATAAAAAGGTCTTCCCTCCTAACCTGGAAAAGCCAACTCTTGCAATCATAGGCTTGATCCAGCCTTTGGGTGCCATTATGCCTATTTCAGAGCTGCAAGGACGCTGGGTCACTCAAGTATTTAAAG gGCTAAAGACATTGCCCTCAGAAagtgaaatgaaagcagaaataacTAAGGCtcaagataaaattgataaaag GTATGTGGAGAGCCAACGCCATACTATTCAGGGAGACTATATAGATACCATGGAAGAGCTTGCTGATCTGGTGGGTGTCAGGCCCAATCTGCTGTCTCTGGCCTTCACTGACCCCAAACTGGCAATACAGCTATTTTGGGGACCCTGTACTCCAATCCAGTATCGTCTACAAGGCCCTGGAAAATGGGATGGTGCCCGAAAAGCTATTCTCAGCACAGAAGATCGTATCAGGAAGCCAATGATGACCAGAATAATTGAAAGCAGTACTTCCACGACTTCAACAATAACAATGGTCAGGTTTATGGTGGCTGTTGTTTTCTTTGCTATAATTATGACCTACTTTTAG